A single Saccharolobus shibatae B12 DNA region contains:
- a CDS encoding SPFH domain-containing protein translates to MSLTIRGQVISTEKEDGSSFMTADAIIFKYPKEAITSKSLIIVQPTERAIVLIQGQIVADLPPGSHNIQTPGNPVSAFLSKFRYNTLPYDTVVYYVSTTRHEVRVAGVSQTDDLVPLEYETAIYFRVQNPAALVTNVQFGSLYFKDADLAHYISPIVDQEVSSVLNRVNLTDVFKKFSEISTAVTAALKQFLAEIGVDLISVRITRLLPQDPELRRIIQLRDMGIPLMDAVRMGLARILAEQQNAAAVNMAIGVPYYPNLSTIVNLPDGLIRVGIGRRGQQQSGGTQQ, encoded by the coding sequence ATGTCTTTAACTATTAGAGGTCAAGTTATTTCGACAGAAAAAGAAGATGGATCAAGTTTTATGACAGCTGATGCTATAATTTTCAAATATCCGAAGGAGGCAATTACTTCGAAATCACTTATAATAGTACAACCCACAGAGAGAGCAATAGTTTTAATACAAGGTCAAATTGTTGCGGATTTACCTCCAGGTAGTCATAATATTCAAACTCCAGGAAATCCGGTTTCAGCTTTTCTATCTAAGTTTAGGTATAACACATTGCCATATGATACCGTAGTTTATTACGTTTCAACTACTAGACATGAGGTTAGAGTAGCGGGTGTTAGTCAGACAGACGATTTAGTACCCTTGGAGTATGAGACGGCAATATACTTTAGAGTTCAAAACCCTGCAGCCTTAGTGACTAATGTCCAGTTCGGTTCCCTATATTTCAAAGATGCAGACCTAGCTCATTATATTTCACCAATTGTAGATCAAGAAGTTAGTTCGGTACTTAATAGGGTAAATCTAACTGATGTTTTCAAGAAATTCTCTGAAATTTCCACTGCAGTTACGGCAGCGTTAAAGCAATTCTTAGCAGAAATAGGCGTAGATCTAATATCTGTAAGAATAACCAGACTTCTGCCTCAAGATCCAGAGTTGAGAAGAATAATACAATTAAGAGATATGGGAATACCATTAATGGATGCAGTTCGAATGGGTTTGGCTAGAATATTAGCTGAACAGCAGAACGCAGCAGCAGTCAATATGGCAATCGGAGTGCCGTATTATCCAAACCTATCAACAATAGTTAATCTACCAGACGGCCTAATAAGAGTAGGTATAGGTAGAAGGGGGCAACAACAGAGTGGTGGAACACAACAGTAG
- a CDS encoding glycosyltransferase family 2 protein, with protein sequence MLYELENVLYMLEYGVFIYFPVNFAIFFLFRQFLLRYFSRSYRPYSTGLTRDKAKVTAVIPEYGESLEIFERCIKSVAKNNPDEIIVVHDDKRKEVVDIAKKYGAKVISLSKRVGKRGALVIGWLNAIGDIIVQLDSDTIMEDNTINEIIKPFADPKVAGVQGRPMLFRTDGRIPYLFGQIIEYSRDIVVRALNGTLNVIDGKIAAYRRSYLLEIIRNFNHDTYGKRRLIVADDKALTYYANMNGYKTVYQATAVAKSAAQLTFLKFLNQQLRWARSGYLYLIKEMRSGLFFKMPGKYRFHMLTYLFAPFSFALALIDTLLVPGNPTAWSWSYLAYYGFNIPIILYSLLIFIIGLYLSMKISFVILNLKLPDKMSFLDIITLGILGLFVIFPMFIYAAITHYGVSEWRGSSYLG encoded by the coding sequence ATGTTATACGAATTAGAGAACGTGCTGTATATGCTCGAATACGGCGTCTTCATATATTTTCCAGTGAACTTTGCGATATTCTTCTTATTTAGACAATTTTTATTACGCTATTTCTCTAGAAGTTATAGACCCTATTCCACTGGTTTAACTAGAGATAAGGCAAAAGTAACTGCAGTAATTCCAGAATACGGTGAGAGTCTCGAGATTTTCGAAAGATGCATTAAGTCAGTTGCAAAAAACAATCCAGACGAGATAATAGTAGTCCACGATGATAAGAGAAAGGAAGTAGTTGATATAGCCAAAAAGTACGGTGCTAAGGTCATAAGCCTCAGTAAGAGGGTTGGTAAACGCGGGGCATTAGTCATAGGTTGGCTAAACGCAATTGGAGATATAATAGTTCAGTTGGATAGCGATACGATAATGGAGGATAATACTATAAATGAAATCATTAAACCCTTTGCAGACCCTAAGGTGGCTGGAGTTCAAGGAAGACCAATGTTATTCAGAACTGATGGCAGAATTCCCTACTTATTTGGACAAATAATAGAGTATAGTAGGGATATTGTTGTTAGAGCACTAAATGGCACGTTAAATGTAATTGATGGAAAGATTGCTGCTTACAGAAGAAGCTATCTACTGGAGATTATAAGGAACTTCAATCATGATACCTACGGAAAGAGAAGACTAATTGTCGCAGACGATAAAGCGCTGACTTATTACGCAAATATGAATGGTTATAAGACGGTCTATCAAGCTACGGCAGTAGCCAAATCAGCAGCTCAACTTACGTTTTTAAAATTCCTCAACCAACAGTTGAGATGGGCTAGAAGCGGCTATCTTTATCTAATAAAGGAAATGAGGAGTGGCTTATTTTTCAAAATGCCAGGGAAATATAGATTTCACATGTTAACGTATCTATTTGCTCCATTCTCATTCGCTTTGGCATTAATAGATACACTCTTAGTTCCCGGAAATCCCACTGCGTGGTCTTGGAGTTATTTAGCTTATTATGGATTTAACATACCTATAATATTATATTCACTACTTATATTTATTATTGGTCTTTATTTAAGCATGAAAATATCCTTTGTAATCTTGAACCTTAAGCTCCCTGATAAAATGTCTTTTCTTGACATTATTACACTAGGTATTCTCGGTTTATTTGTAATATTCCCCATGTTCATATATGCAGCTATCACCCATTACGGTGTTTCAGAATGGAGGGGAAGTAGCTATTTAGGTTAG